In Rhizobium sp. ZPR4, a genomic segment contains:
- a CDS encoding WecB/TagA/CpsF family glycosyltransferase, giving the protein MNQVADFAVVASRRMIFDLPVCDLGWDDALTFVNELASLPVGQTSISFVNAHNMLVMLRDDSYRNVLERNLVLPDGVGLDIASRVAHGEPFPANLNGTDFVPALLTFMERPRRIGLLGGKRSVVEKAAERFRQHAPWHQFVVVSDGFFDPARSNAVTAEIGRQKIDILIVGMGTPLQEKWVAEHVGPQHARLVLTVGALFDFVSETVPRAPRLVRAMRSEWLFRLVLEPNRLWRRYMLGIPLFFYQVVRHQFGRKERVLRAEPHPLPQRRIAPPGKLAS; this is encoded by the coding sequence TTGAACCAGGTAGCCGATTTTGCCGTCGTCGCGTCACGCCGCATGATCTTCGATCTGCCGGTGTGCGATCTCGGCTGGGATGACGCGCTGACTTTCGTCAACGAGCTTGCTTCCCTGCCGGTCGGACAGACCTCGATCTCCTTCGTCAATGCTCACAACATGCTTGTCATGCTGCGCGATGACAGCTACCGCAATGTCCTTGAGCGCAATCTGGTCCTTCCTGATGGCGTTGGCCTCGACATCGCTTCACGCGTTGCTCATGGCGAACCTTTCCCTGCCAATTTGAACGGTACGGATTTCGTGCCCGCGCTGCTGACATTCATGGAGCGGCCGAGACGGATCGGCCTTCTGGGCGGCAAGCGCTCCGTCGTCGAAAAGGCAGCGGAGAGATTTCGCCAGCATGCCCCGTGGCACCAGTTTGTCGTCGTATCGGACGGTTTTTTCGATCCGGCGCGGAGCAATGCAGTGACCGCGGAAATCGGCCGCCAGAAGATCGATATTCTGATCGTCGGCATGGGCACGCCGCTGCAGGAAAAATGGGTCGCAGAACATGTCGGCCCGCAGCATGCGCGCCTCGTCCTGACCGTAGGCGCCTTGTTCGATTTCGTTTCCGAGACGGTGCCGCGGGCACCAAGGCTTGTGCGTGCGATGCGCAGCGAGTGGTTGTTCCGTCTGGTATTGGAGCCGAATAGGCTCTGGCGGCGTTACATGCTGGGTATACCGCTATTCTTCTATCAGGTTGTCAGGCATCAGTTCGGCCGCAAGGAGCGTGTCCTTCGCGCCGAGCCCCATCCGTTGCCGCAGCGGCGCATCGCTCCGCCGGGCAAATTAGCAAGTTAG